One Paenibacillus sp. FSL H7-0737 DNA segment encodes these proteins:
- a CDS encoding VOC family protein: MNFASVRIITDDVDRLVEFYEKVMGVSAERPAPVFAELVLPSCTLAIGHSQTTQLFGAGCAVGANNRTVIIEFRIDDIEAEYMRLKPFVDNWVKEPTMMPWGNRSMLFRDPDGNLLNLFEPVTEDAIKRFRSRH, translated from the coding sequence CGTGGATCGTCTCGTCGAGTTCTATGAGAAAGTCATGGGGGTTTCGGCAGAGCGACCTGCGCCCGTATTTGCCGAACTCGTTCTGCCATCATGCACCCTTGCAATCGGCCACTCCCAGACGACGCAGCTATTCGGCGCCGGTTGCGCAGTGGGGGCCAATAATCGCACTGTCATTATTGAGTTCCGCATCGACGATATTGAAGCTGAATATATGCGCTTGAAGCCATTTGTTGATAATTGGGTAAAGGAACCGACCATGATGCCGTGGGGGAACCGTTCTATGCTGTTCCGCGATCCCGATGGCAACCTTCTTAACCTCTTCGAGCCGGTGACCGAGGATGCGATTAAACGGTTTAGAAGTAGACATTGA